One Chordicoccus furentiruminis DNA window includes the following coding sequences:
- a CDS encoding phage portal protein, with translation MGFREWIGFSKPRDAPQPELPQIEDNVRDSGGVFVFGMTNSGERVDEKSAMQISTVYACVRLLAETVASLPLHLYKYTGQGDGKERATEHPLYKILYRQANPEMTSFSFREAIMTHLLLWGNAYAQIVRDGKNGILGLYPLLPENVEIDRAENGDLFYTYHAYTDEVPGEHDKDIIFQRDEILHIPGLGFNGLVGFSPIAMMKNALGTTLAVEKYGSSFFKNGAQPAGVLEHPGVLKDPQKIRDNWMNAYGGAGNAHKVAVLEEGMAYKPISLPPEDSQFLSTREFGVEEICRIFRVPPHMVQDLKRATFNNIEHQSIDFVMHTIMPWLVRIEQALIKDVLIEEEQDQFFPKFNVDGLMRGDYKSRMDGYAVGFSNGFLSPNDIRRLENMDLIPAEEGGDDYYLNGSYTKLKDAGSAYGANQVAEQEKQAAEESDEPGEDAPPEEQPDEEKEEQDGSKNHAKRHAQRKAQRRGQQPRKER, from the coding sequence ATGGGCTTCAGAGAATGGATCGGCTTTTCTAAGCCGAGGGACGCTCCCCAGCCGGAGCTGCCCCAGATTGAAGACAACGTCCGGGACTCGGGCGGTGTTTTTGTTTTCGGCATGACAAACAGTGGAGAACGTGTGGATGAAAAGAGCGCCATGCAGATCTCCACGGTCTATGCCTGTGTCCGGCTCCTGGCGGAGACGGTGGCGAGCCTTCCGCTCCACCTGTACAAATACACCGGGCAGGGAGACGGTAAGGAGCGGGCGACCGAGCATCCGCTGTATAAGATTCTGTATCGGCAGGCGAATCCGGAGATGACGTCTTTCTCGTTCCGGGAGGCGATCATGACGCACCTTCTCCTGTGGGGAAACGCCTATGCGCAGATCGTGAGAGACGGCAAGAACGGCATCCTCGGCCTTTATCCGCTGCTCCCGGAGAACGTGGAGATCGACAGGGCTGAAAACGGGGATCTGTTCTACACCTATCACGCCTATACGGATGAAGTCCCCGGTGAGCATGACAAGGACATCATCTTCCAGCGGGATGAGATACTCCACATTCCGGGCCTTGGCTTCAACGGGCTTGTGGGCTTTTCGCCCATCGCCATGATGAAGAACGCTCTCGGTACGACGCTGGCAGTCGAGAAATACGGTAGCTCCTTCTTTAAGAACGGAGCGCAGCCCGCCGGTGTGCTGGAGCATCCAGGTGTGCTGAAAGACCCGCAGAAGATCCGGGATAACTGGATGAACGCCTACGGCGGAGCAGGCAATGCGCATAAAGTTGCTGTGCTTGAAGAGGGCATGGCGTATAAACCAATTTCGTTGCCTCCGGAGGATAGCCAGTTCCTTTCTACCCGTGAGTTCGGTGTGGAAGAAATCTGCCGCATCTTCCGTGTGCCTCCGCACATGGTTCAGGACCTCAAGCGGGCGACTTTCAACAACATCGAGCATCAGTCCATCGACTTCGTGATGCACACGATCATGCCTTGGCTGGTGCGAATTGAACAAGCCCTTATCAAGGACGTGCTGATCGAGGAAGAGCAGGATCAGTTCTTTCCAAAGTTCAACGTGGACGGCCTCATGCGCGGCGACTACAAGTCACGCATGGACGGTTACGCAGTGGGATTCTCCAATGGCTTCCTGTCTCCGAACGACATCCGCCGATTGGAGAACATGGATCTGATCCCGGCGGAGGAGGGCGGAGACGACTACTACCTGAACGGCTCGTACACGAAGCTGAAGGACGCTGGGTCTGCCTATGGCGCGAACCAGGTGGCGGAGCAGGAGAAGCAGGCTGCGGAGGAATCCGACGAACCGGGAGAGGACGCTCCGCCTGAAGAACAGCCAGATGAAGAGAAGGAGGAACAGGATGGCAGCAAAAACCACGCCAAGCGTCATGCGCAGCGCAAGGCACAGCGAAGGGGTCAGCAGCCCCGGAAAGAGAGGTAA
- a CDS encoding AbrB/MazE/SpoVT family DNA-binding domain-containing protein, which yields MSEAAFVNDARVMAKGQVTIPKNVRAALGIETGDRVTFIVDGNNVRVVNSAVYAMMRLQEQMKGEAGKAGFFTEDDVAEWITQSRREEAEE from the coding sequence ATGTCTGAAGCCGCATTTGTCAATGACGCAAGAGTTATGGCGAAAGGCCAAGTGACAATTCCCAAGAATGTCCGCGCTGCTCTTGGTATCGAAACAGGTGACCGCGTGACCTTTATTGTTGATGGCAACAATGTCCGCGTCGTCAATTCTGCCGTTTACGCTATGATGCGCCTACAGGAACAGATGAAGGGTGAGGCTGGAAAAGCCGGTTTCTTCACTGAGGATGACGTTGCGGAATGGATTACACAGTCCCGCAGGGAGGAAGCAGAAGAATGA
- a CDS encoding putative toxin-antitoxin system toxin component, PIN family — MDYTVPQGGSRRMRVMIDTNIIISAALFPNGRAAQAFYKTLIPPYQPIVCDYVVDELHRKFREKFPDKLTELEAFLYNALSIIELVPTPEAETAAENKIRDPKDRPILRAALDAHADLFLTGDKDFLESSVTDPRIISVAEFLDQK, encoded by the coding sequence ATGGATTACACAGTCCCGCAGGGAGGAAGCAGAAGAATGAGGGTAATGATCGATACCAACATCATCATTTCGGCTGCCCTTTTCCCTAACGGACGCGCTGCACAGGCCTTTTACAAGACGTTGATACCACCATATCAGCCTATTGTTTGCGATTATGTTGTCGATGAACTCCACAGAAAATTCCGTGAGAAATTCCCGGACAAACTGACAGAACTTGAAGCATTCCTCTACAACGCGCTCTCTATCATCGAACTCGTTCCCACGCCGGAGGCTGAGACTGCAGCAGAAAACAAGATCAGAGACCCCAAAGACAGGCCAATTCTACGGGCTGCCTTGGACGCCCATGCTGATCTCTTCCTCACAGGCGATAAAGACTTTCTTGAATCGTCAGTTACAGATCCCAGAATCATCAGCGTTGCTGAATTTCTTGACCAGAAATAA
- a CDS encoding terminase large subunit, which translates to MAGEKTRPANYPVLKNYKPTCFMLPESHYDPSKADRAVRFIENLCHTKGRWSGKPFWLLPWQEQIIRDVFGIVKEDGTRQFRTAYVEIPKKNGKSELAAAVALYLLYADNEPSAEVYGAAADRQQASIVFDVAKRMVEMTPALLKRSKLMGATKRIVNYSNAGFYQVLSAEVGTKHGLNVSGLVLDELHAQPNRNLVDVLTKGSGDARTQPLYFLITTAGTDRNSICYEYHTKAKDILEGKRIDPSFYPVIYGLDDGEDWNDEKSWYKANPSLGYTIQIDRVRDAHREALTNPAEENVFRQLRLDQWVGSSVAWIPEHIYDQGNIPIDTDRLKGRECYCGLDLSSTSDITAFVMVFPPQYEGDKYIVVPHFWLPRETLDLRVRRDHVPYDVWERMGLFHVTEGNVVDYNFVRKTINDLHTQFNIKEIGVDRWNATQLITDLEGDGFTMVPIGMGFKDMSPGMKELYKLLLEGKIIHGGNPVLRWMAGNVVAEIDAAENIKPSKKKSTEKIDGIVAWIMGLDRAIRHEQQGSVYDDPEHGLWVF; encoded by the coding sequence ATGGCGGGAGAGAAAACGAGACCGGCAAATTACCCGGTTCTGAAGAACTATAAGCCGACATGTTTCATGCTGCCGGAATCCCACTATGATCCGTCGAAGGCGGATCGAGCGGTCCGCTTTATCGAGAATCTCTGCCATACCAAGGGTCGGTGGAGCGGGAAACCGTTCTGGCTGCTGCCATGGCAAGAGCAGATAATCCGGGATGTCTTTGGCATCGTCAAGGAAGATGGCACGAGACAGTTTCGGACAGCGTATGTGGAAATCCCAAAGAAAAATGGCAAGAGTGAGCTGGCGGCGGCTGTGGCCCTGTATCTTTTGTATGCGGATAACGAACCATCTGCAGAGGTATACGGCGCAGCAGCGGACAGGCAGCAGGCAAGTATCGTATTTGATGTTGCTAAGCGCATGGTGGAAATGACGCCAGCGCTTCTGAAACGCTCCAAGCTCATGGGCGCGACCAAACGGATCGTGAATTACAGCAACGCCGGTTTCTACCAGGTGCTTTCCGCAGAGGTCGGAACCAAACACGGACTGAATGTTTCCGGCCTTGTCCTGGATGAACTACATGCCCAGCCCAACCGGAACCTGGTGGATGTGCTCACCAAGGGCTCCGGCGATGCCAGAACACAGCCGCTGTACTTCTTGATCACGACGGCAGGAACAGACAGAAACAGCATCTGCTATGAATACCACACGAAGGCGAAAGACATTCTGGAAGGAAAACGAATTGATCCGTCCTTTTATCCGGTGATCTATGGCCTGGACGATGGCGAGGACTGGAATGATGAGAAATCCTGGTACAAAGCTAATCCCAGCCTCGGTTATACGATCCAAATCGATCGTGTCCGGGATGCGCACAGGGAAGCGCTCACCAATCCGGCAGAAGAGAACGTGTTTCGGCAGCTGAGACTGGATCAGTGGGTCGGCAGCTCTGTCGCCTGGATACCGGAGCATATTTACGATCAGGGAAACATCCCGATAGATACAGATCGGTTAAAAGGCCGTGAGTGTTACTGCGGACTGGACTTATCCAGCACCAGTGACATCACGGCTTTTGTCATGGTGTTCCCTCCGCAGTATGAGGGAGATAAATACATCGTTGTGCCGCATTTCTGGCTTCCAAGAGAAACGCTGGATCTCCGGGTGCGACGGGATCACGTCCCCTATGATGTGTGGGAGCGGATGGGACTGTTTCATGTAACGGAGGGCAATGTGGTCGATTACAACTTTGTCCGGAAAACCATCAACGACCTGCACACCCAGTTCAATATCAAGGAAATCGGGGTAGACCGCTGGAATGCCACTCAGCTCATCACTGACCTGGAGGGCGACGGCTTCACCATGGTTCCGATCGGCATGGGTTTTAAGGATATGAGTCCAGGCATGAAAGAACTGTACAAGCTGCTGCTTGAGGGAAAGATCATCCACGGCGGCAATCCCGTGCTCCGCTGGATGGCAGGCAACGTGGTCGCAGAGATCGATGCAGCGGAGAACATCAAACCCAGCAAGAAAAAGAGCACGGAGAAGATCGACGGCATTGTTGCCTGGATCATGGGGCTGGATCGAGCCATCCGCCATGAGCAGCAGGGAAGCGTATATGACGATCCGGAGCATGGGCTCTGGGTATTTTGA
- a CDS encoding phage terminase small subunit P27 family: MATRGRKPTPTAIKELEGNPGKRPLNDAEPKPEKKAPPCPKWLEPEAKKEWRRLSKQLEQIGVLTEVDQAAFASYCQAYARWKEAEEFITQHGTIVKTPSGYWQQVPQVSIAQTYLKIMNKIAEQFGLTPSSRSRIIAGAGDNATTADDMEALLGGN; the protein is encoded by the coding sequence ATGGCGACCAGAGGAAGAAAACCAACGCCGACTGCAATCAAAGAGCTGGAAGGCAACCCCGGAAAACGTCCGCTTAATGATGCGGAACCTAAGCCGGAAAAGAAAGCGCCTCCGTGCCCCAAGTGGCTGGAGCCGGAAGCAAAAAAGGAATGGCGAAGGCTGTCAAAGCAGCTGGAGCAGATCGGTGTGCTGACCGAGGTTGACCAGGCGGCTTTTGCCTCTTACTGCCAGGCTTACGCCAGATGGAAAGAGGCGGAGGAGTTTATCACACAGCATGGCACAATCGTGAAGACGCCATCCGGCTATTGGCAGCAAGTTCCGCAGGTATCCATCGCGCAGACATACCTCAAGATCATGAACAAGATCGCCGAGCAGTTCGGCCTGACGCCTTCATCCAGATCACGGATCATTGCCGGTGCCGGGGATAACGCTACGACGGCCGACGATATGGAAGCGCTGCTGGGAGGTAACTGA
- a CDS encoding Nmad4 family putative nucleotide modification protein produces the protein MRTYRLPNPTTPEDLECRWSKVLNFGGKVLLAGYYYNGKNKPSYFGAVYEHLDDDLSCEGAIGLAAASEVAFEDDGHAIAWAMTQA, from the coding sequence ATGAGAACATACCGCCTGCCGAACCCGACCACCCCGGAAGACCTCGAATGCCGCTGGAGCAAGGTCCTGAACTTTGGGGGCAAGGTTCTCCTGGCCGGTTATTACTACAACGGAAAGAACAAGCCCAGCTACTTCGGAGCGGTTTACGAGCACCTTGATGACGATCTTTCTTGCGAGGGAGCCATCGGGCTGGCAGCAGCCAGCGAGGTTGCCTTTGAGGATGACGGCCACGCGATCGCCTGGGCAATGACACAGGCCTGA
- a CDS encoding IS110 family RNA-guided transposase: MQNLLDICCGLDVHKEVLVACLLKGRLDEEPEPEIREFPTLLNGLDEFKKWIIENNCRHVAMESTGVYWFPIYNVLESILYDDDEQKNVKIIVANPHHMKNVPGKKTDIKDAHWIATLLRAGLLAPSYIPPKKIRELRDWTRYRDILIKEMVGHKNRIEKYLQQCGFKLSTILTDIFGVSGIQLIKRLCEKGKLTASDVDECLKGTLRNKMEDVQLAVAGQLSDHDRLFLKNLVKVKENCDSEIEEVENRISEYAGKYEPALELLETIPAVQRRASTIIISELGTDLSMFPTAGHLVKWAGLCPGDNESAKKKKTARLTKGNPRIKSVMVQCAWAATRCKNFFLRDWFYRLKARRGIKKALIAVARKLLVIIWNLLTSGEEYSEEHYEQTKKNQEERRKQKLKSEATKLGFKLVPA, translated from the coding sequence ATGCAAAATCTTCTGGACATCTGTTGTGGCCTGGACGTTCACAAGGAAGTTCTTGTTGCCTGCCTGCTGAAAGGCAGACTGGATGAAGAGCCAGAACCTGAAATCCGTGAATTTCCAACACTGCTCAATGGTCTTGATGAATTCAAGAAATGGATCATTGAGAACAACTGTCGACATGTGGCGATGGAAAGCACCGGAGTCTATTGGTTTCCGATTTATAACGTGCTGGAATCAATTCTCTACGATGACGACGAGCAGAAAAATGTCAAAATCATTGTCGCCAATCCGCACCATATGAAAAATGTACCCGGCAAGAAGACCGATATAAAAGATGCTCACTGGATTGCAACACTCCTGAGGGCCGGTCTCCTGGCACCAAGTTATATCCCACCCAAAAAAATCCGAGAGCTGCGAGACTGGACACGCTACCGGGATATCCTGATAAAAGAAATGGTCGGACATAAAAACCGGATTGAAAAATATCTGCAACAGTGCGGGTTTAAACTTTCAACGATTCTTACGGATATCTTCGGAGTCAGCGGAATTCAGTTGATAAAAAGGCTTTGTGAAAAAGGAAAGTTAACGGCATCAGATGTTGATGAATGTTTGAAAGGTACTCTCCGGAATAAGATGGAAGATGTTCAGCTTGCTGTGGCCGGGCAGCTATCCGATCACGATCGACTTTTTCTCAAGAATCTTGTAAAGGTAAAAGAAAACTGCGATTCGGAGATTGAAGAGGTCGAAAACCGCATATCCGAATACGCTGGAAAATACGAACCTGCTTTAGAGTTGCTTGAAACCATTCCGGCAGTTCAAAGACGTGCGAGTACGATTATTATTTCCGAACTTGGGACAGATCTTTCCATGTTTCCAACTGCAGGACATCTCGTCAAATGGGCTGGGTTATGTCCGGGAGATAACGAAAGTGCCAAAAAGAAGAAAACAGCACGCCTCACGAAGGGAAATCCAAGAATTAAAAGCGTGATGGTGCAATGTGCGTGGGCGGCTACACGGTGCAAGAATTTCTTCTTACGGGACTGGTTTTACCGGCTCAAAGCACGCAGAGGAATCAAAAAGGCATTGATCGCTGTTGCACGGAAGTTGCTTGTTATTATCTGGAATCTCTTAACGAGTGGAGAGGAATACTCCGAGGAGCATTATGAGCAAACAAAGAAAAATCAAGAAGAGAGACGTAAGCAGAAGTTGAAATCCGAAGCCACCAAACTGGGATTTAAGCTTGTACCCGCTTAA
- a CDS encoding site-specific integrase, translating into MGKILSIRECVDGILTSMEDMHYSRSTIKHYQCWYNRFLEYCDAHNYVAYSEAISLQYLEEVFGVTIASLADKDSYDRRHREAVRFQLLLSSYSYNQTFTQRFHSEHKRLPGHEYWNRVYDQYLHHLQTLDYKRNTINHKELLVRTLLTTFISMGLNDFSEVDQNAVNKAISDFIHFQPSVIKSRVQDMRQFFEYCYANSLTQDNKCVLIPNINTPHVYHLPTDMPAESVKKMLESIDRANTMGKRDYAILLLAARLGIRAVDIANLQLNDLNWSTNEIILKQEKTYHTVHLPLLNDVGWALIDYIQHGRPQTEDKYIFRCMHAPYGRLKGSQAIESIFHSRMNKAGIKLETKSQAIGIHVLRHALGRVLLEKETDLPVISQVMGHQSIKSTETYIHIDMKGLAQCTLNPEEVFPYGV; encoded by the coding sequence ATGGGCAAAATATTATCCATACGAGAGTGCGTGGATGGAATTCTGACAAGCATGGAAGATATGCATTATTCCCGTTCAACAATAAAGCATTACCAATGCTGGTACAACAGATTCCTTGAATACTGTGATGCACATAATTACGTTGCTTATTCGGAGGCTATAAGCCTTCAGTACCTTGAAGAAGTGTTTGGTGTAACGATTGCATCATTGGCCGACAAAGATTCTTATGATAGAAGGCATCGAGAAGCTGTCCGTTTTCAGTTGTTGCTGAGTTCCTATAGCTACAATCAAACGTTCACTCAGAGATTCCACTCTGAACATAAAAGGTTACCGGGGCATGAGTACTGGAATCGCGTTTATGATCAATATCTCCATCATCTCCAAACTCTGGACTATAAGAGAAACACTATCAATCATAAAGAATTACTTGTTCGGACATTACTTACTACTTTCATAAGCATGGGATTGAATGATTTTTCAGAGGTTGACCAAAATGCAGTCAACAAAGCCATTTCTGATTTTATTCATTTCCAGCCAAGTGTGATAAAGAGTCGTGTTCAAGACATGCGGCAGTTCTTCGAATACTGCTATGCAAACAGTTTGACCCAGGACAATAAATGTGTTCTAATTCCAAATATCAACACTCCGCATGTGTATCACTTGCCGACTGACATGCCTGCCGAATCAGTAAAAAAGATGCTTGAATCCATAGATCGCGCCAATACTATGGGAAAACGTGATTATGCAATTTTGCTTCTTGCCGCGAGGTTAGGTATTCGTGCAGTCGATATTGCTAATCTGCAGCTCAATGATTTAAACTGGTCAACAAATGAAATTATTCTTAAACAGGAAAAGACTTATCATACTGTGCACCTGCCGTTGTTGAATGATGTTGGATGGGCTCTTATTGACTACATTCAGCATGGTCGCCCACAAACAGAGGATAAATATATCTTTCGCTGCATGCATGCTCCATATGGAAGACTTAAGGGTTCACAAGCTATAGAAAGCATATTTCACAGCAGAATGAACAAGGCTGGCATTAAACTGGAAACAAAATCTCAGGCGATTGGAATACATGTTCTACGTCATGCACTTGGTCGAGTGCTGCTGGAAAAAGAGACAGATCTTCCTGTAATCAGTCAGGTAATGGGGCATCAAAGCATTAAATCAACAGAGACTTATATCCACATCGACATGAAGGGACTTGCCCAGTGCACTCTCAATCCGGAGGAGGTGTTCCCTTATGGCGTATGA
- a CDS encoding tyrosine-type recombinase/integrase, protein MAYEYKSVMAPIINDLITEKRTIGFKYESAEKGLKKLDLYFLEHGINEPVLSRDIVDDFIAKSPNETLNNRNKRIADVRELARYMNSHGYTAYIYPALPSRNFRSSFVPYIFTNEELVEFFKAVDSDKAESAIKYSVIFRLLYSTGMRVGEVLSLKYGDIDFENGTFFIRQGKKNRDRMIPVDRGMLDILQQYICQNRKGISTDDHVFVSPHHDSLNHNAVYDAFRKYLWKAGIHHGGRSKGPQVHSFRHTFCVHKMRNWVLEGRSLDALYPYICAYMGHSDTRSTEYYTRLTADLFPDIRNKCEAYLSDAKGDQNNG, encoded by the coding sequence ATGGCGTATGAATATAAAAGCGTTATGGCCCCTATCATAAATGATTTGATTACCGAAAAACGCACTATAGGATTTAAATACGAATCTGCAGAAAAAGGTCTTAAAAAGCTCGACCTATACTTTCTGGAGCATGGAATAAACGAACCTGTACTCTCTCGCGATATTGTAGATGATTTCATAGCAAAATCCCCCAATGAAACTCTCAACAACAGGAACAAACGAATTGCTGATGTCCGGGAACTTGCAAGATATATGAACTCGCACGGGTATACCGCTTATATATATCCAGCACTGCCAAGCCGGAACTTCAGAAGCAGCTTCGTTCCTTACATTTTTACAAACGAGGAACTGGTTGAGTTCTTTAAGGCGGTTGATAGCGATAAAGCTGAGTCCGCCATAAAATATTCTGTCATTTTCAGGCTATTATATAGCACGGGAATGCGTGTGGGTGAAGTGCTTTCACTCAAATATGGTGATATTGATTTTGAAAACGGCACTTTTTTTATCCGACAAGGCAAGAAAAACAGAGATCGTATGATTCCCGTTGATCGAGGAATGCTCGATATTCTCCAGCAGTACATCTGTCAGAATAGAAAAGGAATCAGTACAGATGATCATGTTTTTGTAAGCCCACATCACGATTCACTAAATCATAACGCTGTATATGATGCTTTCCGAAAGTATCTTTGGAAAGCCGGGATACACCATGGCGGTAGAAGCAAAGGGCCTCAAGTTCATAGCTTTCGTCATACATTCTGTGTACACAAGATGCGGAACTGGGTTCTCGAAGGCCGCAGTCTTGATGCGCTCTATCCTTATATTTGTGCTTATATGGGTCATTCTGATACAAGAAGTACGGAGTACTATACCAGGCTCACAGCGGATCTGTTTCCAGATATTAGGAATAAGTGTGAAGCTTACCTTTCCGATGCAAAGGGGGATCAGAACAATGGCTAA
- a CDS encoding tyrosine-type recombinase/integrase, with protein MAKRSGKDFDYYLTSFLTKYLAGERCLSTNTIKSYRDTFKLYLVFMETVKGIPHQKLTLNDFTHDNIVEYLDWLDSNKGIKKSSQNVRLAAIHSFVKYVQLDDLDRLLEYKRILSIKSKKHASREIPYLSKDELKALLDAPDTTTPQGRRDKVLLTVLYDTAARVSELTNLTLDDIRLSQPETIALTGKGDKTRIVPIMGVTVDLLKKYIEENDLVNRRYTSQHYLFMSNHGTRLTRSGVSYILNKYVTAVNDSGTADIKISVHPHTLRHTKAVHLLEAGVDLIYIRDLLGHISVTTTEVYAKVSQGNKREALEKAYEDITNMDRSSWHENSDLMTFLQNLCKE; from the coding sequence ATGGCTAAAAGATCTGGGAAAGATTTTGACTATTATCTGACCTCATTCTTGACAAAATATCTTGCTGGTGAGCGATGTCTAAGTACCAACACCATTAAATCTTATCGGGACACATTTAAACTATACTTGGTTTTCATGGAAACCGTGAAAGGAATTCCACACCAGAAGTTGACGCTCAATGACTTCACGCATGATAACATAGTTGAATACTTGGATTGGCTTGATTCTAACAAAGGCATCAAGAAGTCATCTCAGAACGTACGGCTTGCTGCTATACATTCATTCGTGAAATATGTCCAGCTTGATGATCTTGACAGATTGCTTGAATACAAAAGAATTCTGTCAATCAAAAGCAAAAAACATGCATCAAGAGAGATTCCATACTTATCGAAGGATGAATTAAAAGCATTGTTGGATGCGCCTGACACAACTACCCCGCAAGGTCGTCGAGATAAAGTGCTATTAACTGTTCTTTATGATACTGCAGCCAGGGTGAGCGAATTAACAAACCTCACTTTGGATGATATCAGATTATCTCAGCCTGAAACGATTGCTCTAACAGGTAAAGGGGATAAAACCCGGATCGTTCCTATTATGGGAGTAACAGTTGACCTGCTCAAAAAATATATTGAAGAAAACGACCTGGTTAACCGCCGATATACTTCGCAGCATTATCTGTTCATGAGTAACCATGGTACTCGCCTCACTCGATCTGGTGTATCATACATCCTAAATAAGTATGTTACGGCTGTCAATGATTCCGGTACAGCAGATATAAAGATTTCAGTTCATCCACATACTCTTCGACATACCAAAGCCGTCCATCTGCTGGAAGCAGGTGTGGATTTGATTTACATTAGAGATCTTCTTGGCCATATCAGCGTTACGACCACTGAGGTGTACGCAAAAGTATCCCAGGGTAATAAGCGTGAAGCATTGGAGAAAGCCTATGAAGATATTACGAATATGGATCGGAGCAGTTGGCATGAAAACTCAGATCTAATGACGTTTTTACAGAATCTCTGTAAAGAATAA
- a CDS encoding DUF7698 family protein encodes MKTNTYFEELDRIARDFEQKHEAHKALKQGIIDEKGWDSEELKAWYKEEEEQFQYPISAGACKAYRAWRYSETDEVIMDDFTWDRERHDFIDTLRKAGIQTLVVTNQSTGLMEDLHGYAAEGCTMLGLCTITKKDTRWGEEKEEQIMGIRFQLS; translated from the coding sequence ATGAAGACCAACACCTACTTTGAAGAGCTTGACCGCATCGCCCGCGATTTTGAACAGAAGCACGAAGCGCATAAGGCGCTTAAGCAGGGGATTATCGACGAAAAAGGCTGGGACAGCGAGGAGTTGAAAGCCTGGTACAAAGAGGAAGAAGAGCAGTTCCAGTACCCGATCAGCGCGGGAGCCTGCAAGGCCTACAGAGCCTGGCGCTACAGCGAGACTGACGAGGTCATTATGGACGACTTCACCTGGGACCGGGAGCGCCACGACTTCATTGACACCCTCCGGAAGGCGGGCATTCAAACCCTTGTGGTTACCAACCAGTCAACCGGTCTCATGGAAGACTTGCACGGCTACGCGGCCGAGGGCTGCACGATGCTGGGCCTTTGCACCATCACCAAGAAGGATACCCGCTGGGGTGAAGAAAAAGAGGAGCAGATCATGGGCATCCGCTTCCAGCTGAGCTGA
- a CDS encoding DUF4314 domain-containing protein, translating into MNFPSRETVERLHREYPVGCRIVLDEMDDPYTKIPVGAQATCQGVDDAGNILCAWDCGSGLSIAFGADRCHKVRTDDEAKITLEWYGKRQPKENARCPRCGCRMDGASSRHALSRRAGIMICDEDGMREALEDAGIMERMPLTQWAAIAGPECGEGPWEG; encoded by the coding sequence ATGAACTTTCCCAGCAGAGAAACGGTCGAACGGCTGCACCGGGAATACCCGGTCGGCTGCCGTATCGTCCTGGACGAGATGGATGATCCCTACACCAAGATCCCGGTCGGTGCCCAGGCGACCTGCCAAGGCGTGGACGACGCCGGGAACATCCTGTGCGCCTGGGATTGCGGAAGCGGCCTCTCGATTGCCTTCGGAGCGGATCGCTGCCATAAGGTCAGGACCGACGATGAAGCGAAGATCACCCTGGAATGGTACGGGAAGCGCCAGCCCAAGGAGAACGCCAGATGCCCCAGGTGTGGATGCCGGATGGACGGAGCCTCTTCCCGTCATGCGCTGAGCCGCAGGGCAGGCATCATGATCTGTGATGAAGATGGGATGAGGGAGGCTCTGGAGGATGCCGGAATCATGGAACGGATGCCGCTCACACAGTGGGCTGCGATTGCCGGGCCGGAGTGTGGTGAAGGCCCATGGGAAGGCTAA
- a CDS encoding gamma-glutamylcyclotransferase family protein — MSKKYIAYGSNLSVRQMAHRCPDARIIGMAAIQDWKLVFRTHATIEPAAGRVVPVLIWVISELDEKNLDLYEGYPTYYYKRDMTVTMTDLDGKNPQEVTAMVYLMEEGHDTRVPYRGYLDTLEEGYRRFGFNLYQLELAMKEAEEAER, encoded by the coding sequence ATGAGTAAGAAGTACATAGCCTACGGGAGCAACCTTTCCGTCAGGCAAATGGCGCACCGGTGTCCGGACGCCAGGATTATCGGCATGGCAGCCATTCAGGACTGGAAGCTGGTCTTTCGGACCCATGCGACCATTGAGCCCGCAGCGGGCAGAGTGGTGCCGGTCCTGATCTGGGTAATCTCAGAACTCGATGAAAAGAACCTGGACCTGTATGAAGGGTACCCGACCTACTACTATAAGCGAGATATGACCGTGACCATGACGGACCTTGACGGGAAAAACCCGCAGGAAGTCACAGCCATGGTCTACCTGATGGAGGAGGGACACGACACCCGAGTTCCTTACAGAGGCTACCTGGACACACTGGAAGAAGGCTACCGGCGATTCGGATTCAACCTGTATCAGCTGGAGCTTGCCATGAAGGAAGCGGAGGAGGCGGAGCGATGA